Within Spinacia oleracea cultivar Varoflay chromosome 4, BTI_SOV_V1, whole genome shotgun sequence, the genomic segment acttctagtgggccctgccatactcattcgacttgaaaattgctgaaagtcgcacctcaagGCTTCActaaaaatagcacactactataggaggtcgctcgcacatacgagcgtgaccccaaacatgattacaagacgcgaaaaacaaccgacgagccccaacacttaggggctcgcgaaaagtggactccaacagggaacgccaatcaaaatcacattcccagactgcgccacgcaccataacatgtttggatatcccaaaaaatattgttaaacaaaaatacacaatatggacccacttataggacacatctaatcaggaaatattacgacccaccaacaagttgtaatcaccaaaagctcttctatataggcaaaataagaaattcaaaatgggctcgcccaccctcagcgggcagggtctgcgtcaatagccgcgcaggtcctcagttttcgaaaaataaagtcttcaaatttaaaataggctcgccatcttcagccggcggggtctacggcgcaaaccacgtaggtccttatttaaaaaaaaaacaacaaaaaaaaataaaatttcaaaacagattcgtccacttctatcggacggggggtccaccctcagcggacaaggttcgccaccttcagcgggcggggtctacgtcacaaaccgcgtaggtccttattttcaaaaacatcaaacagattcgtccacttctatcggacggggcgtccaccctcagcggacaaggttcgccaccttcaacgggcggggtctacgtcacaaaccgcgtaggtccttattttcaaaaacatcaaacagattcgtccacttctatcggacggggtgtccaccctcagcggacaaggttcgccacctttagcgggcggggtctacgtcacaaaccgcgtaggtccttattttcaaaaacatcaaacagattcgtccacttctatcggacggggtgtccaccctcagcggacaaggttcgccaccttcagcgggcggggtctacgtcacaaaccgcgtaggtccttattttcaaaaacattaaacagattcgtccacttctatcggacggggggttcaccctcagcggacaggctcgcccaccttcagcgggcggggtctgcatcactaacagcgcaggtccttagtcgctgcagcgataacttttatcggttttccctttttccaaaaattaaaggattggtttgttggattttcctttgttttaggtcctataaaaacaagggggttttctcgtttagctagccctgaaaatgagaatctttaaaaacgttttacctcgtgattgggcttggcaggcccaattacactttacatctttaatttcgaaaacatctgtggttactcccaatgacaaagtgagggagtttctacgcatctttagatccttccaatgacaaagtgaggaagtttctatactatcagttgacaaatcccaatgacacgtgagggatatgtcgacacttcaagtgatgacccttaagtcaaatgttatcactcgggggctcgtgagaccctcgcaaaacaggtcacatacatcatggcttgtgtgacgcactccgtctaatactttgaccatcgtcttactccaagactcagtcaaagtgggggctaactatagacacctacttttgtccccattcccgcaagggaaaggttcgatgatgaaagcattaaaactccacttgacaacgcatctcctataaaataaacgaatctcgattccccatttcatttcacccgaaacctgctatttatggaaacctgctaaaaatagtaactgccgtaaaaggtagcttctaaaagtggcaaatcataaaagatagaaacctgtcagaattaggtgttgcactccaacataaatcctaaatgagataaaaaaccgcgagaatcctattcctaataggattcggaaataagagttacgtattaatcaaaatcctaacgaccctagagttcgtaacgggcccagacgcattccgtcacaaaattgatacgcgctaaaagactcgaattaatctcaaactctacggatttcaggaatccgaatctgacaaagaattcggcccagacatcactttcaacgcccagagctgggcgccgaaatctttgacgcccagccctgggcgctgaagttacatggatctctattttcaacgcccagccctgggcgccgaaatctttgacgcccagagctgggcgccgaaattacctgggacgagttttctcctaattctttatggactagaactctgcaattctatctttccacgaactcttccctataaataggcccctagtttcaacGTGAAacaagacacaacaacacataatatattctgagcattgactctaaacccctcagcctaagcctctcgctgcgaaactgttcacgcgttctgtcgcaattgatccataaatcgaacagaacgtatcctgtcccataattgagattcgttaaataaaaaggagaaatagcaaagtcaaagtggttagttttatgagaaccgtgacgcacctctcaagggtgcgtcgtaatgtgtcccttttcgacgatttaaccgctttcctcgccctttttatgaactgttaaactaacctaatttgaatgttctatcacgcctaacaaatataatatttttgggaaatcggattatcatgctaggtcccttaatgttatttaaatcagataatcacgatcgaattagtattatatgttgcatattgctaaaatcaactcagattagtttaatagttaacgcatgtcccttcaattatttatgctgagctagtaaggatatcctgcctctggagttatcgatgagcgaattactcctctcggtagttaccgtcccccgaaccctcagtCTCTACCTTGCgagtgtatattgagagatccccacaccaggaatcaaaagggaacctacggccgtcgtggtcaaacataattgcactccctttatgtcacgataaccgggttttgtcagtttttatcattgtcgttaaaaactgaatggcgactcctatattactagtcaattgggtgtatactcacaggaaatccaattacacttgattgaataaaaagaatcgtcacacccacgagggacaaggtcacgcattagcctcgcgctttttcgacccccctcacaaggataaaaaccatcaaacatgaaattgcgttcacacacaaagctagattagttggtaaaggttacaagcaaattcaaggtgtggattgtgttgaaacctcatgcaaaatcgtaatgcttaagtctataattcaagcaatgattgcatattggtacatatggtaattggatgacaaaaacgaattcctcaatcaaatgttggaagaaactatgtacatggtatgtcataggatttgtggatccaaataaatacttgaaaaggaaagctagcttatgaaatataagtacagatttaagcaagcaaattgggaattaaaactgtattttagtgaagctaataagtattttagtttcataaaatgtacatgattcttatagatatataagaagtttggtgggagtacataaaaacttaattggtcctatgtgtatcacacacatatttctctattgtgaaataacattcaaatgctaataacttaggtttgaaattattcatcaatgatggaccaaggcaaaacttagtacatactgggtataaagatctatttacaaagatcttatgatattgttttggattaagtaatggcatttactaaatcaaacacgaaagactccattggagatattcgatccatatgaataaatctaagtaatgaatgtttgaactatgtataagcatttactaagttaaacatcaaaggatctaagtaagattcttaacttatattatatgtcaaagaatatagctggatttagtatctactgaaactagatgagctaaagctacatgaatagaattcaattgggaattattctgcaaaagaatttatcatgtatgatataatatgaggatcgccaaaaacgtatcgtatggctttaggcatgacgaacacataccaatctctattggtctaagtaaagatcaactagattgagatcaagaaaaacttatggtacttgaaaaggtacataggaatagttcttgattttcaaggaaataaagatatgctaaatattgatgctacacgcataaacactggcaaatgatcaagaaagatccctttggagttaaccattggcaaggacgagctatagagcatcgtgttttgaaatggcaacatggattggagaccatgagttgttacgtgggaaattaaatattaatttctatgttctatagatacagatggaaagtcttccacatatccgtgaactttttggataagaaaatccaaacaaagcatcactagcaacctatacagttgaagtaaaagtacttattgcctaagaagcaataaaacagggttgtttatgttaaagagttcttcactgaacttgggtagatcacatgtctgttgacttaatggttcttcattgcaaaatgcgtagaaccactattttagcaagaaagactagatcacaaaataaaaaaactcaaaagatcttatcatctatctcgaagaacattcgaagaaaaggatattaagattggtaaagcatgataactaaacctatgcaacaagtgagaagaaacactcacattgtagcactggaaatcaagcatagctttgaattccatgaactgttttaaagatgggtttgaggcccatggttgtaaaacattagggtcgaacatttatcatatatgaaatgtattttcatattccatttaatttgtggtttattaaatgatgagtcccttcaatttgacgaaatattcaagatagactgtcaggaccagtcctgtgactaagaaatgtctatcaagtgaacttgaatgtcaaaagttgaaactggtccctggtcggagttttctataaagatggacgcatagaaaacgttagacgactagaatgcaagatgactagtagttctgtttcttgaactatgtggacatggcaatatcgtaatcatttgcatagatacttactttgggaagactagtatcggacaggcctatgaaactttactgtaagagatgaaaatctgtcataagtaaatttcattaaaattattagacactaatcctcaatacctgagtgatttgagattacttgtttgggaactgcttactttgacgttgtcaaccgtcgcaagGTAAAAGggggctataaaggcaacgctcaggtaatcacctatcaaacgaagtctaatatcaagatcgcaagattgggattgtcctcccataaatcgggatgagatactgaaagttgtacaaggccactcggagagctagaaactgtaaaatgcatggccgtcctcagatgaatcataggctatgattatctgtttatttgatcagttgaactctgaaaccgagaaatacctctggacataataaggatgacaactcttaccttatgttcaagagcaagcatcgagtgacaaaggaattaggaaatgcacacttgtccctaaggacaagtgagagactgaaggaaataatgcccttggtccaagtatgcatttaatgttaagtctaataaatgcggttcagtattaattaacaacttaataattcagtgagatcaaatgagatgaatgcctagctagaggccgcttcagttcaagtggaattaatgatattaatccacagcttactcttgactgaacccgtagggtcacacaaatagtacgtaaacggatcaagtatttaatggcattaaatactccatctatggatattcggaatcgacggatcttggtttcagtgggagctaagatcgtcaaaggcaaaaaaaatgaatactccggaaacgatgatattgccggaaacggagatatggatcgtatcggaaatataaatattatccaagtcgtagatgttgccggaaacggaaacatggtacgtatcggaaaatattatcggaaatggaaatattgccggaatctgaaatattgccggaaacggaaatattgtcggaatcggaaatattattggaatcggaaaataattccggaaacggaaatattaaatatttgttcgaaacggaaattaattccggaatcggaaatgttaaatattgttcgtatcggaaatgaatttcggaatcgggaattcaatcagaagcgcatcgtacgaattagcatcggacgagacttggtAGACGAAGTCCCAGCACGAAGTctggcccgcgtccagcaaacaaagcgcccaacacaaacactgccaaagcctcgccaggcccagcgcaaggccaggcccagcaaggccatggcgCGCGCGAGCTCGGGGGCTGCGGGCTGTGCATCTCGCGTGGGccacaaggcttgcgcggggctgtgcggctcgtgctcgtgctcgtgcaacgcttgtgttcaatacgaatcctaaagctaatggaattcgttctatgattaaattctaatcctaatagatagaatttgtttaatagagttttaaggagattctaattaaactaattggtatcctaataggattctaaatccctttccatgactctataaatatgtgcctaggttcacaatttatggaagagattttttcaagtattcaaaggtaagattttcaagcaaaaatcagccaaacacttgcccaCAAATAGCCGAATatttctaagtaccttaagggcaattctagttggtcaagcttaaggtggatccggacgtgttgtggactttctacggagggacgacacttggagtcctaaagacttgttcttgttcggttcgggcgcagctagggagggcacactacaaagtgtatgcatcctagactaattatatgattatgtgcaataaatatgattcctggcatataggtttttcagcatgatttatgttgttcatatgtatcataacctaacagtatgtTTAATGGATCGCCGTCGAAGAGGGGAGTAGGGCAGTAACTCACGCGTTCGTTGCCCACCCTTCAATGGTGGAAGGTCTATGTACATACCCATTGGTCATTGGCATGGACACGACGTACAAGACTAACAAATATGGATTTCCTTTCTTGGAGATTGTTGGTGTGACACCGACAAATCAGAATTTTCTGATCGCTTATGCAATTATGAAAGATGAGACAACAGACATCTATCGATGGGTGTTGGAAAAGTTGAAGATGCTCCTCGGGGCCTCCGTGAGCCCAAAGGCAATCCTGACGAATAAAGAACCGGGCCTGTTGAAACCGGTTGCTGAGGTGTTTCCCAACACAGCTGACTTGTTGTGTACATGGAATATCAACAATGATGTAGAGGCTCATGTTGGGATGATTTGTGGAAACAAGTTGAATGGTGAATATTTCAAGAACGGGGTGTGGAAGTATAGGAAATAGttccttattttattttattatttctttaacTTATGAGTTTGTTACATATTCAGTTACAAATTCAGTTACACTGTTGGCTGATGTGGCACAATTGTGTTGTATATAAATCAATTAGCGTTGTATATAAAGGGCTAAGCTGCTCTTGAGCTAACTGTGAGCTCATAATTCAATAATAATTTTGTTTTGCTTCCCCAAATTCTCTCAAAATCCACTTCTGGAtttcttcatggtatcagagcaacaATCTTAATTCGAGATTGAAGTTTGCTCATTCTGAGATTAATTTGATCTTCTCTTTGATCGAAGCTGAGAGTTCTTGATTACAGGAAGTTTATTGCGAAATTTCTTGCGATTTATATTGCGAAATTTCTTGCATAATCTGTGAAATTTGTTCGTCGATTGATATTGCAATTTTGAATATCAGAAATGGCGATTGAGGATACTGAGAGTGATAATTCACACAACATCAACAATGGATATGGAGTAGGAATGTTAAGCGTGCTTTAGTTTCTAATAACAACGAAGGATTCATAAATGGTGAAATAATGAAACCTCATGTGAATCACAAAGACTATCCTAAATGGAAAAGGGCTGATTTCATGGTTGTAAGCTGGATCCTGAGCTCAATGAATCATGATTTAGCTGATGATTTTAGCTATATTGACAATGCTGGTGATCTGTGGTGTGAATTAAAGGAAAGGTTTGGTCAATCTAATGGACCTTTGATATATCAACTGAAAAAGGAAATTGAAAATCTAACTCAGCAGAATATGACTATTGTCACTTACTATGGCAAACTGAAGAAGTTGTGGGATGAAATGCAGAATTTAAGAGCATTTCCTACTTGCACATGTGGTGCTATGATACAATGTAGTTGCCAATTTCTGAAAAAGATtgttgaatttgaagaagaggATAAGATGATGAAATTTTTGCTAGGATTAAATGGAGGCTTTGATAGCACTGTGACAAATGTCCTTTCTATGAATCCATTACCAAACATTAATAGAGTGTTTTCAATCACTCAACAAACAGAAAAACAGAAGGAATTGAGTGTAGCTGCTGTAGAGTGCAATGCTATGATTAGTAGTGCTATGGCTACTCAAGCTTACAGGGGAGGACAAAATCAATCTCAGAAGTATACTAGTGGATCAGGAAAGAAAGAttggaaagaaatcaaaaaggagAAAATGAATCGGATTTGTAATCATTGCAAAGGCAAAGGTcatactgctgatcagtgtttCAAGCTCATTGGCTACCCTGACTGGTACAACTCCATCAAGGCTTCTAAAGGGAAAATTTCCACTGGAAACAGGCTTGCAGCAAATGTTGGTTACACTGCTGATGATACTGATGAACCTTTGGGTAATATTGACAGTGAGAATGGTAGGGTGAACAATGAAATGCTGAATGCCACCTGTCAAGAAGTCATGAAAGTGATGAAAGGCAAACAATCTCAAGGGACTGAAACAAGTGGAGCTCATTGTTCCTTTGCCAATTATGCAGGTATAATCTCTCATTCCTTCAACTGTGCTGTGACTAAACTGCATGATACTTGTTTGTGGATAGTTGACTCAGGAGCTTGTGATCATATGACCTATGATTAAACCATCTTGACCAATATCAGAACTCTGTCTAATCCTATCAAAGTTGGTTTACTTGATGGATCTCAACTAACAGTAGATACCATTGGTGATACTACTTTGAACAATAAATTGGTGTTACATAATGTTCTGTTGGTCAAGGGTTTCAAACATAACCTGTTATCTGTTGGTAGACTGATTGAACACACTGGTATACAAGTTTTATTCAATGGCACTGGATATATTTTCCAGGACCCTGCTAATTCTGAGTTGCTTGGTGCTGGAAAAAGAAAGGGAGAGACCTGCTTCTGCAAGTAACGGGTCTCTTTATCacctatttctttttttttaaaagcattactaatttaaataaaagaaaaagcaTTACTAATTTAACACGCCAAAAAGCGAGAGGCCTGGTTTACACCATTAACAATAGATATCAAAAAcaaattttcataataattTTACAAGGTACCATCGTTTACACCAATAATTTAAAACCATatacatttataattaattCTTACTTATTCTGTATACAATTAATTCCCACTAAACATATAATGTCATTGAGCTATTTCGTACCCCCATCTTCATTTTCCGTAGTCGCATTTATAAGCTCTGCAACATATAATATCTAATCCAGGAGCATGGACTTGATCACTCATATTTGTTTTTCGGAGGAGTAGGCATCAACAACTCGACTTAGACCAACACCCAATTCAGCAGGACAACCCTGCTTTCAAACACACGCTTCaatattttcaaattaatttcatatCCCTCTTTATAAGAAAATTAGATCAAAGAAATATTAATAGAGTTTAGAGCAATGCTTAAAAAGATAATATACAGAATGAAATAACAGGCATAACTCTTAAACAAACTCCCACTTCTAATGATGATTTGGAATGGCTACCCTTGATCCTAAGTTATTTAGAAGAAAAATAAGAGCTCGCCTTGATTTTTATAGCTTGAAATACACTTGTAATTGTATTCCTTTCTTCATCTCTTTCAATACTGcaatcaaccaaaaaaaaattgtaaaaagaAAACTAATCAAGTATACATGACTAAATATCATCTGAGTATTGATCTCTTTTTTAAGCTCTTATTTGATGTTAACAGTTTACAGCCTTTCATGACCACTCTTAATTTATATAAGACTATATCAAATAATAACccaataattacaaattttgtatCCAGGAAATACACTTAACAGATGTAGAACCAGAGCTTTGGGTTGAGACAAAATATTACAATGCTGCTCTATAACACCTCCTTGCTTCACAAGCCATAACTAGTGTGATTTTCAAGACATGAATACATCTCAGACATTTACAAGAACCTACGTGCAAGGAGAAAACCAATGTATTATGATGCAAAGGCAATTGAAAATATCTTAAAAGTAACAACACGAGATATTTACATGAGAATGATACAATGTACATCACGAGGCCTAAAGAAAAGAAGATTTTCCTATAGTAAAGTTACTTCCTTCGACCCTTTTTAATTGCTCCAAGGGCAATCAAAGAGAGGCGGAAGGAGTAGCTAGTAAGGAAAACTTCAAGTCTGTATAATACTAGTTAGATGTAGTATTTGCAGAATAAAGTCAGATTATATGCAAAAGTTAAAGCTtaaaattaaactctaaaattaGAAACTTAATTGCAAACCAAGCTAATCATATTCTTAGTAGCAAAATTCAATACCAATGAATTCACGTAAATAATAAGACTTATAACAAAAGTAGATCCACACATTTATTATAAATGATCTTTGAATCGAATGCGACGAGACAACGACGACACTGCAACTGGTTGACATTTCCAACTGCCCCTGCTCTGGTTCATGATTGATGAGTAGATTCTAATACTCTAAATGGATTTTCCATAGATTAATTTGAATATAGTTAATCAGTGTAGAACATGGTAACAAACTACAATTGTAAACATCTGATAAAAACTCTTGGTCACCTATACAGTCATTCTTTTCTTCCCCCACTATATTCAGggaaatgacaattttagctAGTTCTGATCAGTTTATTCATTGCATCATAAAAGATAGGCATGGAAGCAATTAtctcatcaaaaaaaaaatatgttaacTAGTCTGTATTTTGCTAAATGTTGAGCAGGGACATCTCACAAACAATCACTGTAACTAGgcctttttttttctctttactGTTTCTATGCAGCCTTTACTGTAATAAGAATACAGTTGAAACTTTGAAGCAAGAAGTTCAATGAAAATCCACTCACATCATAGCACCTGATAATTTAACTATCTCAATATCTCATAATCAAGCAGTGGTAAAAAAACTAGTGGTCAAAGACTAGCAGTATCACACAAACATATCTGAAGCATAATGGGAAAAATTGGACTCATGCTCTTTAACCCTAAACATAAGCAATTCCCCAAGCGTATACTCCAAAATTGCGCACTCCAAAAATCACTTTTATCCGGATACTAATTAGTGAAATTAACAATATATGAGAAATAAACAAGGCGAAATCAACAATTTACCAGAAAGAACAGGCATGGAGCACGAATCGAAAGGCTTTAGAGATTTCTCAACTTCAACTAGGCACATACAAACTGTCTCGAGCCTGAAATCAAATAAATGCAACAcaatcaaaaccctaatttcaaaaaaaaaaagaactagAGCAATTAAATCGAGGAATTAATCGATGAAACTATATTGTTTTCACTTTCTAATAATACGAGCAGGGGAAATCTTGAAGAGTTTAAGCTCGATTCTCGATTCCTGAATCGCTCTGGTGCGGTGGATCCTAAGGCTGTTGTGACATCCCTTCCAAATCTGCaagttaattaaaacatacaaaatAGATTTCCAAGAGATTTTTAAAtgtgaggaagagagagaaggggATGGATGGTGAAGTAACCATTGTTTATTGATGATTTTGTGCGAGGATAGAAAGAACCAGATGGGAAGGAACTCAAACATAAGCAGATCTGATTTgtgagaagagagagaagagggcattcataatttatttttactgTAAAAATATTTTTGGTCGGAGAAGAGACCCGTCAGGATTTGAGAGGTCTTTCTTTTTTCTCACGTGGAAAAAAGTAGTAGGCCCACTGCAGTGTAGAGACCCGTTACGTGAGGTAAAGGGTCTCTAATTTTTTTCATATGGTAAATCAGCGGGGCCCAGTGCATATTAGAGACCTGTTATCTTTAATAATAGATCTTTTATATttaagagacccgttatgttGATCAATGGGTCTCTTGTTAaaggtctctttgcccatttttgtagtagtgaatggTCCGTATTACTTTGTTATGCCTTCTCATGCTGGTTCCACCAAAGGTATTGACTCACACAAATCCAGTTGCAATACTATAGAAACTATACCTGATATAAGCGTTGCTGTTCTCCCAAATAAGACTGCTACTAGTGTTTCTCAAGCTAAGAATTCTGTAGGGAATAAAATTCATTTGTTTCATGCTAGACTAGGACATCTTTCTTTGTCCAAAATCAAATGCAttgatgctgaaagttgtaaaGGTTTTACTGAATACAACTGTGTTGTTTGTTACAAAGCTAAACATCACAAAATGCCATTTAATGTCAGCATAAGTAAAGCTGCAGCTTGTTTTGATCTGATTCATTTGGATTTGTGGGGGCTATATAAAGTAAGAAGTTTAGATGGTGCTTCTTATTTCTTAACTATCCTGGATGATCATAGCAGAACCACCTGGACATATCTCCTTCATAATAAACTGCAAGTTGAAAAGGTTATTGCTGGATTCTTAGCAATGGTTGAAACACAATTTCACACCAAAGTCAAAAGAGTAAGACCTGACAACGGTACTGAGATTGTGAAAGAAtcttttagaactctatttgCTGATAAGGGTATTGTTCATGAGAAAAGTACTCCttacaccccccccccccaacaaaATGGCAGGGTTGAAAGAAAACAAAGAAGCTTACTTGAAATTGCTAGATCTTTGAGATTTCATGCAAACCTTCCCAAGAAGTTATGGGGAGAATGTATATTGACTGCCACTCACTTGCTTAACAAAATTCCTGCTAAAGTGTTAAACGGGAAAACTCCTTTTGAGGTTCTGCTTCACCATCCACCTGAGTATGATAATCTAAGAGTCTTTGGATCTCTATGCTTTGTCCACAATAATCATATTCAAAGGGACAAATTTTACTCCAGAACAAGAAGGTGTCTGTTTATTGGATACCCTGCTGGTTACAAAGCATTCAAACTGTATGATCTGGATTCTCATTCTGTTTTTGTTTCTAGGGATGTGACTTTCTTTGAAACCATTTTTCCCTATAACATGTCTTCTTCTTCAGTCACAAACACTATTGGTTCACATTCTCTTGTTCAATTTGGTCTTGATTGTGACATGACTATCAATCAATCTAACAACATACTTACTCAAACTGATCAATCCTCTCATACAACCATATTTCATCTCCTATGCTCACATCTTCTCctccatcttcttcttcttcttctcttaa encodes:
- the LOC110788678 gene encoding uncharacterized protein produces the protein MKPHVNHKDYPKWKRADFMVVSWILSSMNHDLADDFSYIDNAGDLWCELKERFGQSNGPLIYQLKKEIENLTQQNMTIVTYYGKLKKLWDEMQNLRAFPTCTCGAMIQCSCQFLKKIVEFEEEDKMMKFLLGLNGGFDSTVTNVLSMNPLPNINRVFSITQQTEKQKELSVAAVECNAMISSAMATQAYRGGQNQSQKYTSGSGKKDWKEIKKEKMNRICNHCKGKGHTADQCFKLIGYPDWYNSIKASKGKISTGNRLAANVGYTADDTDEPLGNIDSENGRVNNEMLNATCQEVMKVMKGKQSQGTETSGAHCSFANYAVGLLDGSQLTVDTIGDTTLNNKLVLHNVLLVKGFKHNLLSVGRLIEHTGIQVLFNGTGYIFQDPANSELLGAGKRKGETCFCK